The following is a genomic window from Synechococcus sp. MW101C3.
GGCGCTGGTGCGCCGCGCCAACGCCCTTGCCGGCAGCCATGGCTTCGGCCGTCTCGACATGATCGAGAACCGGGTGGTGGGGATCAAGTCGCGGGAGATCTATGAAACCCCCGGCCTGCTGCTGCTGATCAAGGCCCACCAGGAACTCGAAAGCCTCACCCTGGCCGCCGATGTGCTGCGCTACAAGCGCCAGATCGAAACCAGCTGGTCTGATCTTGTGTACCAGGGCCTCTGGTTCGGCCCGCTCAAGGAGGCGCTCGACGGCTTCCTCGACCGCACCCAGCTGACCGTCAGCGGCACGGTGCGGATCCGGCTCCACAAGGGGAATGCCACCGTGATCGGCCGCTCCTCCAGCGAAAGCCTCTACATGCCGGACATGGCCACCTACGGTGCCGACGATCGCTTCGATCACCGGGCGGCTGAGGGGTTCATCTACATGTGGGGCCTGCCCACGCGCCTGTGGGCCGCCGCGAGGCGGCGTTAGTTCAGGGGCTGGGAGTCGCGATGGCCGGAGACGTGGTGGGGGTTGCTTCGGCTTCAGGCCCGGAGCCACGGCCACTGGCTCCGGGCTGGATGGTGACCCAGGCGACGTCACTGATGCGCCCCAGCAGGCGGGCTGGGCCATCAGCGCGTCGAATCGTGAGCAGGTCGGGACGGCCGGCGAACACCTGCAGCCCCTCACTGAGCGGAAATCGCTTCTCCCCTTTCAGCAAGCCCGCGAATAGGTAGGTACCGGCGCCGTTGCGCACCTCCACCCAGTTGTCCTCGTTGCTGCGCAGGGCCACTTCGTTGGGCCCGACAGCGTCGGGATTGGGGGTGGCGGCACTGGTGCCATTGCCGCTCTTGGCCTGCCCTTGCGCTTCCGCCACTGACGCTGTGGTGTTCACCGAGGGGGCGGAAGCGGGGGATTGCCGCAGTTGATGCCATCCGAGGGTGCCTCCGAGCGAGAGCAGGCCCACCGCTCCGGCGATCAGCAGCAGTTGGTGCCGGGTTTGCGGCAGACGGGGTGCGGCGCTCAGGGAGCTCTTCAACCAGTGCAGCGGCTGCAGCGGCGTGCGCGGCTGGGTGGGCCGCTCCCTGGACGGTGGTGTGGGTGGTGGTGGCGGACCCGGTGCGGCGGCAGGCGCGGGAGCGGGCATCAAGATGCGTTGCTGGGGGTTGAGGCCAGGCAGCGCGTGCTGGAGCGTTTGCCGCAACGACTGGTTCTCCTCCGTCAGCAACCTCTGGCGCTCCAGGATCGGCTCGCAGCGTTCCTTGAACTTGCGCTCGAAGATCTCAGGCAACTCGGAAACCAGAGATTCCAGTTCCGCTTGGTGACGGCGCGCCTGCTCCAGCTCCTGCTGGGTACGGCTCAGACGCAGGTGGGCCGACTGGAGCTGCATCTGGCTGGACTGCAACTCAAGCCGCGCGGCTTGAAGATCAACCTCAAGGGTTTCCGGATCGCTGCCGTTGGCCTGAGGGGCAGTCGGGTCGTCAGACCCGAACCGGTCGGAGGGGACGTGTTCGGGCAACGTCCAGAACGGGGGACAAGATGGGACTCAGGCTATCCGGGACCGCCGCGACTGCAGCAGTCGTTGCGACCCCGGTATTGTGTCCCCGGATCTGGAGCAGCCGGTGAAGGCCCAGGGTCAGGAGGCGACAGCGATGGCAGCCTCGGCTTCGGCGGGCGCCGCTGCGCCACCGGCGCGGGGGGCTGGCATCGGGCCGTCCTGCTTGACGGTGAGGTAACGGATCACGTCTTCGCTGAGACGCATCGCCCGCTCCAGCAGGGCCACCTGCTGGCCATCGCCGTTGTGGTTGAGCTGCACGTAGATGCCTTCGCGATGCTTGGCGATCGTGTAAGCCAGACGCCGCTTGCCGCGCATCTGAGTGTCGAGCACTTCGGCGCCGGCTTCGGTGACGATGTCACGGTATTTGTTGACATGCGTCTCCACCTCTTCCTCCGGGATGTCCGGACGAAGGATGTACATCGTTTCGTAGTAAGGCTTCTGCGACATGGCGGGAGTGAAAGCTCCGTGACGGGCTCGGATGAGGCCGGCAGCCTGTTGGCGACCAGCGACGGACTCACCACCCTACCCGCCGGGCTGTCCGGTCCTTCAGCAGCGCCTCAGTAGAGCTGGATGCGCACCGCCTCGGACACGGTGGGGATGTCGGGTTCCTTGCCGCGGACGCACTGGATCACGGAGAACAGCACCAGCAGCAGCGTGCCGAGGAAGACCGTGTTGCTGAGGGTGCGCACGGCGAAGCTGCCCGCCAGGGGGCTTAGCAGGATCTGGAAGGTGAGCGAGACCAGGATCAGCACGATGTCGATCAGGATCGCCTGCAGCACGTTGAAGCGGATGAAGTACGGAACCCGCGGGTTGCGCACCACCGCCAGAAACAGCACCAGGAAGATCACGAACCCGCCGAAGGGAACGAGTTGCTGGAGGGTGGCCAGCGGCAGCGCCGGAACGGCCAGCCACTGCAGCAGTGGAAAGAGGCCGAACAGGTCCCTGCCGAAGGGAAGGGCGTCGCTCCAGGGCAGCAGGTAGGCCAGAACGGCCAGAAAACGTTGCCAGATGGGGATGTCCATCAGCCGGGGCCGGGTCAGCCCACGGTAGGTGCCGCCAGCCACGCTGTGGCCGCTTCGCGCATGGCGTCGACAGGCACCGGCAGCGCCTGGCCGGCCGCCTGGAGCCAGAGCTGCAGGGCGGCTGCCCCCTGCTGCACGAGCATCTCCAGGCCGTCCTGGGTGTGGCAGCCCCGGGCGGCGGCGTCCTGCAGCAGCGGGGTGGGGCGAGGCGTGTAGATGAGGTCGTAGACGAGTGTGCCGGGGCGCAGTGCCTCCAGCTCGGCTGCCGTCAGGGGGGAACGGGTGGCGGCCATGGCTGCCGAAGCACTGGCGGGCGCGCCCATGCCCACCGGCGTGCTGTTCACCACCAGATCCGCCTCGTTGAGGCGTTGCGCCAGGCTGGGGCCAGCAGCGGCGGCGTTGCCGTCCCCACGGCCAGCGGGTGCGCTCCAGAGCCAGCTGTCCAGGGCCGGCGCCCAGTCACCGCAGCTCGCCTGGAAGGCCGCCAGGCGCCCGTGGTCGCGGGCGGCCACGGTGATGCGCCCCAGGCCCAGCTCGGTGAGGCCGGCCACCACGGCGCGGGCACTGCCGCCGCAGCCCAGCAATACGGCGCGCCGCCCGCTCCAGCCGCCGGCCCCGCCGCCCGCCGCCGCCTGTCGCAGGGGTGCCAGAAAGCCGTCCACATCGGTGTTCGTGCCCAGCCAGCCGCCCGCCTCGCGGCGCACCAGGGTGTTGACGGCACCGACCCGGCGGGCCAGGGGGCTGAGTTCCGCCGCCAGGGCGGCCACGGCCTGCTTGTGGGGCAGGGTGACGTTGAGGCCGCGGCAGTCGACGGCTTCAAGGCCGCGCACCACCGTGGCCAGGTCGGCGGCAGCCACCGGCAGGGCCAGATAGAGCCAGTCGAGGCCGAGTGCCCGCAGGGCGGCGTTGTGCATCACCGGCGAGAGCGAATGGCGCACCGGATCGCCGAGCACGCCCAGCAGGGCGGTCTGGCCGGTGATGGTGTGGGTCATGGGGGGGCTTGCGGCGGTGCCACCAGCGGCAGCGGAGGCCTCCGGGGCCTCTGCGGCATCATCGGTGGCCCAGCGTCGGCGCCATGGGAAGCACCATCAGCTGCGCCCTCCCCACGGGCCCGGCTGCACCACAGAAGAGCCAGTGGTACGGCTGCAGTTCGGAAACCACCCCTCGCCTCGCCAGGCCCCTGTTGCTGAGGATGCAGCGGTAAGAACACGATCCGATCAGAGGAGGTGGGACACCATGGGCAAGGTTGTTGGGATTGATCTGGGCACGACGAACAGCTGCGTGGCGGTCATGGAGGGCGGCAAGCCCACGGTGATTGCCAACGCTGAAGGCTTCCGCACCACGCCTTCGGTGGTGGCGTACACCAAGAACCAGGACCAGCTGGTGGGGCAGATCGCCAAGCGCCAGGCGGTGATGAACCCTGAAAACACCTTCTATTCGGTCAAGCGCTTCATCGGCCGCCGGGTCGAGGAAGTGAACGAAGAATCGAAGGAAGTGAGCTACGGCGTCGAAAAGGTGGGCGCCAATGTGAAGGTCAAGTGCCCGGTGCTGAACAAGCAGTTCGCCCCGGAGGAAGTGTCGGCCCAGGTGCTGCGCAAGCTGGCGGAAGACGCCGGCAAGTACCTCGGTGAAACCGTCACCCAGGCGGTGATCACGGTGCCCGCCTACTTCAACGACTCCCAGCGCCAGGCCACCAAGGACGCCGGCAAGATCGCCGGCCTCGAAGTGCTGCGCATCATCAACGAGCCCACCGCGGCGGCCCTGGCCTATGGCCTGGATCGCAAGAGCAACGAGCGCATCCTGGTGTTCGACCTCGGCGGCGGCACCTTCGACGTGTCCGTGCTCGAAGTGGGCGATGGCGTGTTCGAGGTGCTCTCCACCAGTGGCGACACCCACCTGGGTGGCGACGACTTCGACAAGGTGATCGTCGACTTCCTGGCGGATTCCTTCAAGGCCAACGAAGGCATCGACCTGCGCCAGGACAAGCAGGCCCTGCAGCGCCTCACCGAAGCGGCCGAGAAGGCCAAGATCGAGCTCTCCAGCGCCACCCAGAGCGAGATCAACCTGCCGTTCATCACGGCCACGCCGGAAGGCCCCAAGCACCTGGATGTCACCCTCACCCGGGCGAAGTTCGAGGAGCTGGCCAGCAAGCTGATCGATCGCTGCCGGGTGCCGGTGGAGCAGGCCCTCAAGGACGCCAAACTCGCCAGCAGCGAGCTGGATGAGGTGGTGATGGTGGGGGGTTCCACCCGCATCCCCGCGGTGCTGGAACTGGTCAAGCGGGTCACCGGCAAGGACCCCAACCAGACGGTGAACCCCGACGAAGTGGTGGCCGTGGGCGCCGCCATTCAGGGCGGCGTGCTGGCCGGTGAGGTGAAGGACATCCTTCTGCTCGACGTCACCCCGCTGTCGCTGGGTGTGGAAACCCTGGGCGGCGTGATGACCAAGATGATCACCCGCAACACCACCATCCCCACCAAGAAGTCGGAGGTGTATTCCACCGCGGTGGATGGCCAGACGAACGTGGAGATCCACGTGCTGCAGGGTGAGCGCGAGCTCGCGTCCGACAACAAGAGCCTGGGAACCTTCCGTCTCGACGGCATTCCTCCGGCCCCCCGCGGCGTGCCCCAGATCGAAGTCACCTTCGACATCGACGCCAACGGCATCCTCAGCGTGACCGCCAAGGACAAGGGCAGCGGCAAGGAGCAGAGCATCTCCATCACCGGCGCCTCCACCCTCAGCGACAACGAGGTGGAGAAGATGGTGAAGGACGCCGAGCTGAATGCCACGGCCGACAAGGAGAAGCGCGAGCGCATCGACCTGAAGAACCAGGCCGAAACCCTCGTGTATCAGGCCGAGAAGCAGCTCGGCGAACTGGGCGACAAGGTGGCCGCCGACGCCAAGGACAAGGTGGAAGCCAAGCGGGTGCAGCTCAAGGAAGCGGTCGAGAAGGAAGACTTCACCGCCATGAAGAGCCTGCTCGAAGAGCTGCAACAGGAGCTCTACGCCCTGGGCGCCTCTGTGTATCAGCAGGCCGGTGCCGCTGAAGCGGCGGCGGCCAACGGAGCGGCCGGCAATGGTGCCTCCGCCTCCGGTGCTGCCGCCGACGACGTGATCGACGCCGAGTTCACCGAGAGCAAGTGAGCGGCGGGCAGGCCTGCGGGCCTGCCACCGGCCCTCACGTCTCAGCAGAAAAGCCCTCCATGTGGAGGGCTTTTTTTTGCTCTTCAGGGGCAGGAATCCGGGTATGGCAGGAAGCCGGGCTGGGAAGCCGTTGGCGCAGGCCGGAGCCTGAAGCCGGCTGTGGACGGTGCGCCGGGGATTACTTGCCGATGCTGTCGACGGCGGCCTTGGCCTTGGTGATCACCTCAGGCGGCAGGCTCACGTAGCCCAGCGTGGGGGCCTTGCTCTGGAACTCTTCCGACAAGGTGGTGTTGAAGACCTTCTTGAGCATCTCGGCCTTCTCGCCGTTGCCGGTTTTGTAGAGCAGGATCCAGGTGAAGGTGACGATCGGGTAGCCGGCCGAGGGGTTGGGATCGCTGCCGATCAGGTCGGGCCCGAGATCGATGGCGGCCAGCGCCTTGCTGGCGTTTTCGCTGTCGGGCTTGGCGAAGTCGCCGCTCTTGTTCTGAACGGCGGCCGCCTGCAGATCGCCCTTCACAAAGGAGGTTTCCACGTAGCCGATGCTGCCGCGGTTCTGGCCCAGGTTGGCGGCCACGCCCTCGTTGCCCTTGGCGCCGACGCCCACCGGCCAGGCCACCGCTTTGCCGGCTCCGGGGCCGGTCTTCCAGGCCTCGCTGAAGGCCGCCAGGCTGTTGGTGAAGTTGTAGGTGGTGCCGGAGCCGTCCGAGCGATACACCACGTTGATCTGCTGATCAGCGCAGCCCAGCTCCTTGAAGTTCTTGATCTTGCCGAGGAACACTTCCGCCACCTGGGCCTGGGTGAGCTTGAGCTCGCAGCCGGGCAGGTTGTAGGCCACGGCGATGGCGCCGGCCGTCATCGGCACCTGCACGGTGCCGCGGCTCACCTTGGCGAGGTCCTCAGCGTCCATCGGCGCATCGCTGGCGCCGAAATCCACGGTGCCGGCGATGAACTGGCGCACTCCGGCGCCGGAGCCCACCGACTGGTAGTTGACCTTCAAGCCGGTGGAGGCCAGCTGCTGGAACCAGCTCTGATAGATGGAGGAGGGAAAGGAGGCGCCGGCCCCGTTGAGGGTGCCGGTGAGCTGGTCGCCCCCGCCGCCCCCGCCCCCGCCGCCGCAGGCCGTGAGCGCCATCGCCGCGCCCAGGCCGAGCGGCAGCGCCAGACGGGCGAACGTACGGCGGTGCAATCGGGTGGGGGAGGCCATGGGACGACGGGCGAGCGGAATGCTTCCCCCGGAAGCTATCCAAGGGCACGGTTGCCAACGTTAACGACAGGTAAGGCTCCCGTTCCCGGTAGCGATCACGTCAGCAGCCCAGGCGGCGCTGGCTGGCGCCAGCAGCACGCCATTGCGGTAGTGACCGGACAGCAGCAGCAGCCCCGGCTCCAGCTGCTCGAGCAACGGTGCCGGCCGCCCGGCCGGCCGCGCCCGCAGACCCTGCCAGTGGCGCTGCACGCGCGCTTGCGCCAGCCACTCCGGTGCTGCGCCTTCCAGCTGGCGCAGGGCGCTCCAGCGGGCTGGATCGGCGCTGAGGCCGGGCTCCAGGGTGGCGCCCAGCCATAGCCGCCGCTGCGGGCGGGGCACCAGGTTGATGCCCCGCCACACCACGCTCGCCGGCCAGGCAGCGGCGAGCTCAGGGCCGATCTCCAGCTCGGCGGCCTGGCCCAGCACCGGCTCCAGCGGCCGCTCATGGCCGAGCGGCGCCAGCAGCGCCGGGCTGGCCAGGCCGGCGGCGACCAGCACCCAGGGGGCCTCCAGCCCGCCGCCACCCCGCAGCGAAACCTGCCAGCGGTCGTTGCGGCGCTCCAGAGCCTCCACCCGATCCGCCCGCAGCTCCAGGCCGCGCGTCTGTCCGTCGTGACGGAAGGCGGCCATGGCGGCAAGGGGATCGAGCTGCCCGTCGCGGGGGGAGAACAGCCCCGCCAGGGCACCGTGCGGCAGGGCGGGGCGAAGGGCTTCCAGCGCCGGCCGCTGCCACAGCTCCATGGCCAGGCCCAGGGCCTGGCGGCTCAGGGCGAGGGCTTCGAGGCGCGCCAGCTCCTGAGCGTCGGCGGCCAGCAGCAGCAGGCCCGGCCGGTGGGGCACCGTCTGACCGGCCAGGGCCAGCTCGGCGCGCCACTGCTCCCACAGCCGCAACGATTGCTGCCGCAGCCGCCAGGCCCGGCCGCTGCTGCGGTGGAACACCTCCCCCATCAGCACTCCGAGCGCGGCGTTGCTGCCGCTGCCTTCGGGCTGGGGGCCGTGGGGGGCTGGATCCACCAACACCACCGCATGGCCGAGGCGTTGGAGCCACCAGGCAGCAGCCAGGCCGATGATGCCGGCGCCGATCACCACCACCCGGGACGCGGGCGTGGAGGGTGGCGGGAGATGGGGCGGAGGAGCCGTCAGAGGGGCTGTTGGCTCAGCCGAGCGGATCGGCGGGGATCACGTCGCTGTAGGCGCCGAAACCGCTGGCCACCTTGATGTAGCCCTTGCGCAGCCGCTCGCCGTCCTGGAGTTTGGCGGCTTCATCGAGTTCGGCCAGGGCGGCCTTCAGCTGGTTGGCGAGCTTGGTGGCGGCTGGACGATCGGCGGGAAGAAGCCGCTGGTTGATGTAGAGCATCTCGCGGCCCACTTCCTGCATCGGACCGTGGATCAGGTTGCGGGTGAACACCCAGTTGCGTTCGTTGATCAGCTCCGCCAGTTCCGGCAGCCGGTCTTTGGCGGCCTGGAAGCCTGCGGCCTGGCGCTGGATCACGGCCATGTCCGCCGGGCTGATCGAGGGAGGCTTGCGGGCCTGATTGCCGTCGCAGGCGGCCAGCCCCAGGCACAACACCACGGAAAGGCTGAGCACGGCGAAGCGCTTCAGGGCGGAACGAAGCGCGAAAACCAGCTGAGCGACCATGACGACGGGAACAGGCGAGCGGACTTTACGTCCGTTCATGCAGCGCTGTGGCTCTGATCAACACCACCCGCCCAGGTTGTGGGACCGGCCCTCCAGGGCGGGCGGCACAATGACCCTGGCAATCCTGGCGGTGATGACCCTTCCAACGGCGATCCTTCAGGTGATCTGCCCCGACCGTCCTGGGCTGGTGAGCACCCTTTCGGGCTGGGTGGCTGCCAATGGCGGCAATATCCGCCATGCCGATCACCACACCGATGCCGGTGCCGGCCTGTTCCTCAGCCGTCTGGAGTGGGAGGTGGAGGGCTTCGGCCTGCCGCGGGAGGCGATCGGCCCGGCCGCGCTTGCTCTTGCCGAGCGGCTGGGGGGGGAAGGCACGCTGCGCTTCTCCGACGGCCACCCGCGCGTGGCGATCTTCGTGGGGCGGCAGGACCATTGCCTGGTGGATCTGCTCTGGCGCACGCGGGCCGGAGAGCTGCCGATGCAGGTGCCGCTGGTGGTGTCCAACCATCCGGATCTTGAGCTGCTTGCCGCCGATTTCGGTGCCCGCTTCGTGCATCTGCCGATCAGCGCCGGCAGCCGCGAGCAGGTGGAGCAGGCCCAGCGGCAACTGCTGAGCGAGCTGGACATCGACCTGGTGGTGCTGGCCAAGTACATGCAGGTGCTGAGCCCAGCCTTCCTGCTGGGGGCGCCGCCGGTGATCAACATCCACCATTCGTTTCTGCCCGCTTTTCAGGGGGCCCAGCCCTACCACCGCGCCTGGGAGCGGGGGGTCAAGTTGATCGGAGCCACCGCCCACTACGTGACCGAAGAGCTCGATGGCGGCCCGATCATTGAGCAGGCCACGATCACCGTCAGTCACCGCGACGACGTGGACGATCTGATCCGTAAAGGCCGCGACACTGAACGGCTGGCGCTGGCCCGGGCGCTGCGCCTGCACCTGCGTGGCCAGGTGATGGTCTACCGCGGCCGCACAGCGGTGTTCTCCTGATCATGCGGGAGCCGATCCGCCGCCTCGACAGCTGCCGTCCCGAGACGGCGCCACCTCTGGGTTGGCGTTGCTTCCAGCTTGGGGTCTTCGTGCTGCCCAGTAGCGCCCTGATCGCTGGCCTGCTGCTGCTGGTCGCGCTTGTGGCCGCCAGCCGCCGCGGACGGTTCCTCCAGGACAAGGTCAACCGGGTGCTGCTGGTGGTGGCTGCCTTGATGGTGATCGGTTGCTTCCGCGCCACCAGCGGCTGGCTTGCCTGGGTGGGGATGGGAAACTGGCTGCCCTTCTTCTGGGCGTTCTGGGGCTTTCAGCCGTATGTGGCCAGCGCCGCTGCCCGCCGCCGCGTGGGGCTCTGGCTGCTGGCCGGCACGGTGCCGGTGATCGTTACGGGCCTGGGCCAGCTGTGGTGGGGCTGGTCCGGGCCGTTCCAGATCCTGGGTGGAGCGATCATCTGGCACATCGGCGAGGGGGGCACGCCTGACGGGCGTTTTTCCGGCCTGTTCGACTACGCCAACATCGCCGGTGCCTGGCTGGCACTGGCCTGGCCCTTCGCGCTGGCGGCACTGCTGCAGGCAGGCCAGA
Proteins encoded in this region:
- the pstS gene encoding phosphate ABC transporter substrate-binding protein PstS, whose product is MASPTRLHRRTFARLALPLGLGAAMALTACGGGGGGGGGDQLTGTLNGAGASFPSSIYQSWFQQLASTGLKVNYQSVGSGAGVRQFIAGTVDFGASDAPMDAEDLAKVSRGTVQVPMTAGAIAVAYNLPGCELKLTQAQVAEVFLGKIKNFKELGCADQQINVVYRSDGSGTTYNFTNSLAAFSEAWKTGPGAGKAVAWPVGVGAKGNEGVAANLGQNRGSIGYVETSFVKGDLQAAAVQNKSGDFAKPDSENASKALAAIDLGPDLIGSDPNPSAGYPIVTFTWILLYKTGNGEKAEMLKKVFNTTLSEEFQSKAPTLGYVSLPPEVITKAKAAVDSIGK
- the rpsF gene encoding 30S ribosomal protein S6 is translated as MSQKPYYETMYILRPDIPEEEVETHVNKYRDIVTEAGAEVLDTQMRGKRRLAYTIAKHREGIYVQLNHNGDGQQVALLERAMRLSEDVIRYLTVKQDGPMPAPRAGGAAAPAEAEAAIAVAS
- a CDS encoding FAD-dependent oxidoreductase, which translates into the protein MIGAGIIGLAAAWWLQRLGHAVVLVDPAPHGPQPEGSGSNAALGVLMGEVFHRSSGRAWRLRQQSLRLWEQWRAELALAGQTVPHRPGLLLLAADAQELARLEALALSRQALGLAMELWQRPALEALRPALPHGALAGLFSPRDGQLDPLAAMAAFRHDGQTRGLELRADRVEALERRNDRWQVSLRGGGGLEAPWVLVAAGLASPALLAPLGHERPLEPVLGQAAELEIGPELAAAWPASVVWRGINLVPRPQRRLWLGATLEPGLSADPARWSALRQLEGAAPEWLAQARVQRHWQGLRARPAGRPAPLLEQLEPGLLLLSGHYRNGVLLAPASAAWAADVIATGNGSLTCR
- a CDS encoding Tic20 family protein, with protein sequence MDIPIWQRFLAVLAYLLPWSDALPFGRDLFGLFPLLQWLAVPALPLATLQQLVPFGGFVIFLVLFLAVVRNPRVPYFIRFNVLQAILIDIVLILVSLTFQILLSPLAGSFAVRTLSNTVFLGTLLLVLFSVIQCVRGKEPDIPTVSEAVRIQLY
- a CDS encoding shikimate dehydrogenase; amino-acid sequence: MTHTITGQTALLGVLGDPVRHSLSPVMHNAALRALGLDWLYLALPVAAADLATVVRGLEAVDCRGLNVTLPHKQAVAALAAELSPLARRVGAVNTLVRREAGGWLGTNTDVDGFLAPLRQAAAGGGAGGWSGRRAVLLGCGGSARAVVAGLTELGLGRITVAARDHGRLAAFQASCGDWAPALDSWLWSAPAGRGDGNAAAAGPSLAQRLNEADLVVNSTPVGMGAPASASAAMAATRSPLTAAELEALRPGTLVYDLIYTPRPTPLLQDAAARGCHTQDGLEMLVQQGAAALQLWLQAAGQALPVPVDAMREAATAWLAAPTVG
- the dnaK gene encoding molecular chaperone DnaK; the protein is MGKVVGIDLGTTNSCVAVMEGGKPTVIANAEGFRTTPSVVAYTKNQDQLVGQIAKRQAVMNPENTFYSVKRFIGRRVEEVNEESKEVSYGVEKVGANVKVKCPVLNKQFAPEEVSAQVLRKLAEDAGKYLGETVTQAVITVPAYFNDSQRQATKDAGKIAGLEVLRIINEPTAAALAYGLDRKSNERILVFDLGGGTFDVSVLEVGDGVFEVLSTSGDTHLGGDDFDKVIVDFLADSFKANEGIDLRQDKQALQRLTEAAEKAKIELSSATQSEINLPFITATPEGPKHLDVTLTRAKFEELASKLIDRCRVPVEQALKDAKLASSELDEVVMVGGSTRIPAVLELVKRVTGKDPNQTVNPDEVVAVGAAIQGGVLAGEVKDILLLDVTPLSLGVETLGGVMTKMITRNTTIPTKKSEVYSTAVDGQTNVEIHVLQGERELASDNKSLGTFRLDGIPPAPRGVPQIEVTFDIDANGILSVTAKDKGSGKEQSISITGASTLSDNEVEKMVKDAELNATADKEKRERIDLKNQAETLVYQAEKQLGELGDKVAADAKDKVEAKRVQLKEAVEKEDFTAMKSLLEELQQELYALGASVYQQAGAAEAAAANGAAGNGASASGAAADDVIDAEFTESK
- the purU gene encoding formyltetrahydrofolate deformylase, whose product is MTLPTAILQVICPDRPGLVSTLSGWVAANGGNIRHADHHTDAGAGLFLSRLEWEVEGFGLPREAIGPAALALAERLGGEGTLRFSDGHPRVAIFVGRQDHCLVDLLWRTRAGELPMQVPLVVSNHPDLELLAADFGARFVHLPISAGSREQVEQAQRQLLSELDIDLVVLAKYMQVLSPAFLLGAPPVINIHHSFLPAFQGAQPYHRAWERGVKLIGATAHYVTEELDGGPIIEQATITVSHRDDVDDLIRKGRDTERLALARALRLHLRGQVMVYRGRTAVFS
- a CDS encoding RodZ domain-containing protein: MPEHVPSDRFGSDDPTAPQANGSDPETLEVDLQAARLELQSSQMQLQSAHLRLSRTQQELEQARRHQAELESLVSELPEIFERKFKERCEPILERQRLLTEENQSLRQTLQHALPGLNPQQRILMPAPAPAAAPGPPPPPTPPSRERPTQPRTPLQPLHWLKSSLSAAPRLPQTRHQLLLIAGAVGLLSLGGTLGWHQLRQSPASAPSVNTTASVAEAQGQAKSGNGTSAATPNPDAVGPNEVALRSNEDNWVEVRNGAGTYLFAGLLKGEKRFPLSEGLQVFAGRPDLLTIRRADGPARLLGRISDVAWVTIQPGASGRGSGPEAEATPTTSPAIATPSP
- the psbQ gene encoding photosystem II protein PsbQ — its product is MVAQLVFALRSALKRFAVLSLSVVLCLGLAACDGNQARKPPSISPADMAVIQRQAAGFQAAKDRLPELAELINERNWVFTRNLIHGPMQEVGREMLYINQRLLPADRPAATKLANQLKAALAELDEAAKLQDGERLRKGYIKVASGFGAYSDVIPADPLG